The Hydrogenobacter thermophilus TK-6 genome window below encodes:
- the dxr gene encoding 1-deoxy-D-xylulose-5-phosphate reductoisomerase, with translation MRRLSVLGSTGSVGSQTLEVIRAYREEFYMVGLVAKNASEKLLKQAIEFKPQYVVSYKEPSKEWLSSLPEGTTYLRGDEGLFEVIESSEYLMNAISGIDGILPTYHALAKNKKLLASNKESIICLGHLVKEKRDMIVPVDSEHNALFQLLSLVDREDIKRVYLTASGGPFKDRPLEELKNVSVEEALNHPRWKMGAKITVDSATLMNKGMEMIEAINLFDLSVDSIEVVVHPQSVVHGIVELKDGSFLFHVSQTDMKIPIMHALFYPERKTYPFERKSLLALSPMSFEKVDTNKFRSLYLCRWVAEMGGAYIPALLGADEAAVEMFLEGRIGFLDIVNVVEDVLSMLSLPDPENIEQVLSTISWAYQKGKEVYKRYAKA, from the coding sequence ATGAGAAGGTTGAGTGTCCTTGGCTCTACAGGTTCCGTTGGAAGTCAGACTCTTGAAGTTATAAGAGCTTACAGAGAGGAGTTTTACATGGTGGGGCTTGTAGCCAAAAACGCTTCTGAAAAACTCCTCAAGCAAGCTATAGAGTTCAAGCCTCAGTATGTGGTATCTTATAAAGAGCCATCAAAAGAATGGCTAAGCAGCCTTCCAGAAGGGACAACTTACCTACGAGGAGATGAGGGACTTTTTGAGGTTATAGAAAGTTCAGAATATCTGATGAATGCCATATCCGGAATTGACGGCATCCTACCCACATATCATGCTCTTGCCAAAAATAAAAAACTTCTGGCTTCCAATAAAGAGTCTATCATATGCCTTGGGCATCTGGTAAAAGAAAAAAGAGATATGATCGTGCCTGTGGATAGTGAGCACAATGCCCTTTTTCAGCTGCTGTCCTTGGTGGATAGAGAGGATATAAAGAGGGTTTACCTTACAGCTTCAGGTGGACCCTTTAAAGATAGACCATTGGAAGAGCTTAAAAATGTCAGCGTTGAAGAAGCTCTAAATCACCCCCGTTGGAAGATGGGAGCCAAAATCACCGTTGACTCCGCAACTTTGATGAACAAGGGTATGGAGATGATAGAAGCTATAAACCTCTTTGACCTTTCCGTTGATAGTATTGAAGTGGTAGTGCATCCTCAAAGCGTCGTTCATGGCATAGTGGAACTAAAAGACGGAAGTTTTCTCTTTCATGTTTCACAGACGGACATGAAAATTCCCATCATGCACGCATTATTTTACCCAGAGAGAAAAACATATCCATTTGAAAGAAAGAGCCTTCTGGCGCTTTCACCTATGAGCTTTGAGAAGGTGGATACAAATAAGTTCAGGTCTCTTTACCTTTGCAGGTGGGTGGCTGAGATGGGAGGTGCCTATATTCCAGCGCTTCTTGGTGCAGATGAGGCTGCAGTTGAGATGTTCTTGGAGGGTAGAATAGGATTTTTGGACATAGTGAATGTGGTGGAGGATGTGCTCAGCATGCTAAGTTTGCCAGACCCGGAAAACATTGAGCAGGTACTAAGCACCATAAGTTGGGCTTACCAAAAGGGCAAGGAAGTCTATAAGAGGTACGCAAAAGCATGA
- a CDS encoding KpsF/GutQ family sugar-phosphate isomerase: MKEEILKKARRVFDIEIGELLRLRDCIDDNLARAVEIILSCEGKVITTGVGKSGHIAQKIASTLSSTGTPAHFLHPSEALHGDLGVIDHKDVLLAVSNSGESPEVVSLIPYVKLLKVPIIAITNREDSTLARYADVHLFLNVKKEACPLELAPTSSSTASLVLGDAIAMVLLELRGFTKEDFALRHPAGSLGRKLRVVRELYHTGEEVPIVYEDTPMPDVIIEMTSKGFGATAVIDKGGKLVGIITDGDLRRFVRRGGNFNTSTAKDVMTKNPKTVKSDELAAEALKKMEEHKITVLIVIDDEGRPEGIIHMHDILRAGVL; encoded by the coding sequence ATGAAGGAGGAGATCCTAAAAAAGGCAAGAAGAGTCTTTGACATAGAGATAGGGGAACTTTTAAGGTTAAGGGACTGCATTGACGATAACCTGGCAAGAGCTGTTGAAATTATTCTCTCGTGTGAGGGTAAAGTCATTACAACGGGTGTAGGAAAGTCTGGTCATATAGCACAAAAAATAGCATCTACGCTCTCAAGCACAGGCACTCCTGCCCACTTTTTGCATCCATCGGAGGCGCTGCACGGTGATCTGGGTGTCATAGACCATAAGGATGTGCTTCTGGCTGTATCTAACAGTGGGGAATCTCCCGAAGTGGTATCACTCATACCTTATGTGAAACTCCTGAAGGTTCCCATAATAGCTATAACCAACAGGGAGGACTCTACACTTGCCAGATACGCAGATGTACACCTATTTTTGAATGTAAAGAAAGAAGCCTGTCCCCTTGAGCTTGCACCAACAAGCTCCTCCACCGCATCTTTAGTATTAGGTGATGCCATTGCTATGGTGCTGCTTGAACTGAGAGGTTTTACAAAGGAAGATTTTGCTCTTCGGCATCCTGCCGGGAGTCTTGGAAGAAAGCTAAGAGTGGTTAGAGAGCTTTATCACACGGGAGAGGAAGTGCCTATAGTATACGAGGATACTCCCATGCCTGATGTGATTATAGAGATGACCAGTAAGGGCTTTGGTGCAACCGCTGTAATTGACAAAGGAGGAAAGCTGGTGGGAATAATAACGGATGGAGACCTCAGAAGGTTTGTAAGAAGAGGTGGCAATTTCAACACAAGCACTGCAAAGGATGTGATGACTAAAAACCCGAAAACGGTTAAATCCGACGAGCTTGCAGCAGAGGCTCTCAAGAAGATGGAGGAGCACAAGATAACAGTGCTTATAGTTATAGATGATGAAGGAAGACCAGAAGGTATAATACACATGCACGATATACTAAGAGCAGGTGTTTTATGA
- the ppa gene encoding inorganic diphosphatase: MSIKNIPPGKNPPEDIYVVIEIPQDSSIKYELDKESGAIFVDRFLFTSMHYPFNYGFIPQTLADDGDPVDVLVISRYPVFPGSVIRCRPIGGLEMRDEEGTDTKLIAVPHSKVDPTYDNIKSVDDLPKVLLDRIKHFFEHYKELEPGKWVKVESFKGVQFAIEEIRKGIENYKSS, translated from the coding sequence ATGAGCATAAAAAACATACCCCCCGGCAAAAACCCTCCCGAGGACATTTATGTGGTGATTGAAATACCACAAGACAGCTCTATTAAGTACGAACTGGATAAAGAGAGTGGAGCTATTTTTGTGGACAGATTTCTCTTTACCTCCATGCACTACCCCTTTAACTACGGCTTTATACCTCAAACTCTGGCGGATGACGGAGACCCTGTGGATGTGCTGGTCATATCAAGGTATCCTGTATTTCCCGGCAGTGTTATAAGGTGCAGACCCATAGGTGGGCTTGAGATGAGGGATGAGGAAGGCACAGACACAAAACTCATTGCGGTGCCTCACTCAAAAGTAGACCCCACTTATGATAACATAAAATCGGTGGATGACCTTCCCAAGGTGCTACTGGACAGGATAAAGCACTTTTTTGAACACTACAAAGAGTTAGAACCTGGCAAATGGGTCAAAGTGGAAAGTTTCAAAGGTGTGCAGTTTGCTATAGAGGAGATAAGGAAAGGGATAGAAAATTATAAAAGCTCATGA